A single genomic interval of Burkholderia cepacia ATCC 25416 harbors:
- the rpsJ gene encoding 30S ribosomal protein S10 yields MQQQKIRIRLKAFDYRLIDQSAAEIVDTAKRTGAIVRGPVPLPTRIQRFDILRSPHVNKTSRDQLEIRTHQRLMDIVDPTDKTVDALMKLDLPAGVDVEIKLQ; encoded by the coding sequence ATGCAGCAACAGAAAATCCGCATTCGCCTGAAGGCTTTCGACTATCGTCTGATCGATCAATCGGCTGCCGAAATCGTCGATACCGCGAAGCGGACTGGCGCAATCGTCCGTGGCCCGGTGCCGCTGCCGACGCGCATTCAGCGTTTTGACATCCTGCGTTCGCCGCACGTCAACAAGACGTCGCGCGATCAGCTCGAAATCCGTACCCACCAGCGCCTGATGGACATCGTCGATCCGACCGACAAGACGGTTGACGCGCTGATGAAGCTCGACCTGCCGGCTGGCGTCGACGTGGAAATCAAGCTGCAGTAA
- the rplC gene encoding 50S ribosomal protein L3, with amino-acid sequence MSLGLVGRKVGMTRIFTAEGDSIPVTVLDVSDNRVTQIKTVETDGYTAVQVAFGSRRASRVTKPLAGHLAKAGVEAGEILKEFRIDAAKAAELSNGAVVGADLFEVGQKVDVQGVSIGKGYAGTIKRYNFSSGRATHGNSRSHNVPGSIGMAQDPGRVFPGKRMTGHMGDVTVTVQNLEIARIDAERKLLLVKGAIPGAKGGKVFVTPAVKTKGAK; translated from the coding sequence ATGAGCCTTGGACTCGTAGGTCGCAAGGTTGGCATGACCCGTATCTTCACGGCTGAAGGGGATTCGATTCCCGTCACCGTGCTGGACGTGTCGGACAACCGCGTGACGCAGATCAAGACTGTTGAAACCGACGGCTATACGGCCGTGCAGGTTGCATTCGGCTCCCGTCGTGCATCGCGCGTGACGAAGCCGCTGGCAGGTCATCTCGCCAAAGCCGGTGTCGAAGCCGGTGAAATCCTCAAGGAATTCCGCATTGACGCGGCCAAGGCAGCTGAGCTGTCGAATGGCGCCGTGGTCGGTGCTGATCTTTTCGAAGTGGGCCAGAAGGTCGACGTGCAAGGCGTGTCGATCGGTAAGGGCTACGCCGGTACGATCAAGCGTTACAACTTCTCCTCCGGCCGTGCGACGCACGGTAACTCGCGCTCGCACAACGTGCCGGGCTCGATCGGTATGGCGCAGGATCCGGGTCGTGTTTTCCCGGGTAAACGCATGACGGGTCACATGGGTGACGTGACGGTGACGGTGCAGAACCTCGAAATCGCTCGTATCGACGCAGAGCGCAAGCTGCTGCTCGTGAAGGGTGCGATTCCGGGCGCGAAGGGCGGCAAGGTCTTCGTGACGCCGGCCGTCAAGACCAAGGGGGCGAAATAA
- the rplD gene encoding 50S ribosomal protein L4 codes for MELKLLNENGQEGAVVNASDVVFGRDYNEALIHQVVVAYQANARQGNRAQKDREQVKHTTKKPWRQKGTGRARAGMSSSPLWRGGGRIFPNSPEENFSHKVNKKMHRAGLCSIFSQLAREGRLSVVEDIILEAPKTKLLADKFKTMGLDSVLIITDTVDENLYLASRNLPHVAIVEPRYADPLSLIYFKKVLVTKAAVAQIEELLS; via the coding sequence ATGGAACTCAAGCTCCTGAACGAAAATGGTCAGGAAGGTGCAGTGGTCAACGCGTCGGACGTCGTGTTCGGTCGTGACTACAACGAAGCGCTGATCCACCAGGTCGTCGTCGCTTACCAGGCGAATGCTCGCCAGGGTAACCGCGCACAGAAGGACCGTGAGCAAGTCAAGCACACGACCAAGAAGCCGTGGCGCCAGAAGGGTACGGGCCGTGCTCGTGCCGGTATGTCGTCGAGCCCGCTGTGGCGTGGCGGTGGTCGTATCTTCCCGAATTCGCCGGAAGAAAACTTCTCGCACAAGGTCAACAAGAAGATGCATCGCGCAGGTCTCTGCTCGATCTTCTCGCAGCTGGCCCGTGAAGGCCGCCTGTCGGTCGTCGAGGACATCATCCTCGAAGCGCCGAAGACCAAGCTGCTGGCTGACAAATTCAAGACCATGGGTCTCGACTCCGTGCTGATCATCACCGACACGGTTGACGAAAACCTGTACCTGGCATCGCGCAACCTGCCGCACGTGGCAATTGTCGAGCCGCGCTACGCTGACCCGCTGTCGCTGATCTACTTCAAGAAAGTGCTGGTCACGAAGGCTGCGGTCGCCCAGATCGAGGAGTTGCTGTCATGA
- the rplW gene encoding 50S ribosomal protein L23, producing the protein MSEIRKNDHRLMQVLLAPVISEKATLVADKNEQVVFEVAPDATKQEVKAAVELLFKVEVDSVNVLVQKGKQKRFGRSMGRRKDVKKAYVCLKPGQEINFEAEAK; encoded by the coding sequence ATGAGCGAGATTCGCAAGAACGATCATCGTTTGATGCAGGTCCTGCTCGCACCGGTGATCTCGGAAAAGGCGACGCTGGTTGCCGACAAGAACGAGCAAGTCGTGTTCGAAGTCGCACCGGATGCCACGAAGCAGGAAGTGAAGGCGGCTGTCGAGCTGCTGTTCAAGGTTGAAGTTGATTCCGTCAACGTGCTGGTTCAGAAGGGCAAGCAAAAGCGCTTTGGCCGTTCGATGGGCCGCCGCAAGGACGTGAAGAAGGCGTACGTTTGCCTGAAGCCCGGCCAGGAAATCAACTTTGAAGCGGAGGCCAAGTAA